One genomic segment of Pirellulales bacterium includes these proteins:
- a CDS encoding YbhB/YbcL family Raf kinase inhibitor-like protein, with amino-acid sequence MIREQFTLSSPAFVKGDLIPTINTSEGSDYSPFLAWHCPPGSSQSFALIMDDPDIAKGHFTHWILFDIPAEVRELPFNDRTIGIAGSNDFQNVGYSGPRAPQNQGRHRYFFHLFALDVESLKLPAGASRKQVESAMRPHIVGTAELMGCFGHARSHR; translated from the coding sequence ATGATCAGAGAGCAATTTACCCTTTCCAGTCCAGCTTTCGTAAAGGGCGATTTAATTCCCACAATCAATACGAGCGAGGGGAGCGATTATTCCCCATTTTTGGCTTGGCATTGTCCGCCTGGAAGTTCGCAAAGCTTCGCTCTCATCATGGATGACCCTGACATTGCCAAGGGACATTTCACTCATTGGATTTTGTTCGATATTCCTGCCGAAGTTCGCGAACTCCCCTTTAATGACCGCACGATTGGTATCGCTGGCAGCAATGACTTTCAAAACGTGGGATACAGTGGACCTCGCGCGCCTCAAAATCAGGGTCGCCATCGTTACTTTTTCCACCTGTTTGCCCTGGACGTAGAATCGCTCAAGCTTCCCGCAGGCGCCAGTCGGAAACAAGTTGAAAGTGCCATGCGACCCCACATCGTAGGAACCGCCGAGTTAATGGGCTGCTTCGGGCACGCCCGCAGCCATCGCTAA
- a CDS encoding PAS domain-containing protein has protein sequence MQKKFALTFLRPFDHQAIVGAVLTKMPVKHKPRNLILAAAAAYIGAVAVTDFATPLVLDVWVLYLPVILVPVWFNSARLVTLTAGVCSILIVGDAMLPHPRTPFLFALGNMAMGLTALWLTAFAGVTVVKRAEEIAQKNLHLAESEERLRLAMEGAGMGTWDRNLETHKTIWSDTHFRMLGYQPKVGGEASVEMWQSLLHPHDVERVLNEQDKACQNRSLFSTEYRIHRADNGSTTWLAVVGRYLYGPDGRALRFLGVSFDITRRKDLEREVLEISDEEQRRISHELHDSVGQELTGLGLMANALEQSLPKTAVQQRIVARLTAGLNRIRQQVRNLSHGLEPIQVETLGLWSALDELVTNTRQHAGIEICFDCPEPVQPLEREAATHLYRIAQEALTNSLRHGHPSCIKLGLHRTNRGLSLTIQDDGLGFDPNRSMTGDGMGLHIMRYRAQQIGATLNVCQSAAGGACVTCTLTNKRGANGESAEHSHCGCENFDRG, from the coding sequence GTGCAGAAGAAGTTTGCGCTGACCTTCCTGCGCCCCTTTGATCACCAAGCAATTGTGGGGGCAGTTCTCACGAAGATGCCTGTTAAGCATAAACCGCGAAACCTCATTCTGGCGGCTGCCGCAGCCTACATTGGTGCGGTGGCCGTGACAGATTTTGCCACGCCCCTGGTGCTGGACGTATGGGTTCTATACTTACCGGTAATTCTTGTGCCGGTATGGTTTAACTCAGCGCGTCTCGTCACCCTTACTGCTGGCGTGTGTTCGATCCTCATTGTCGGCGACGCAATGCTGCCACATCCACGCACGCCATTTCTATTTGCCCTCGGCAATATGGCGATGGGTCTGACCGCGCTTTGGTTGACTGCTTTCGCCGGAGTGACCGTTGTTAAGCGTGCCGAGGAAATTGCCCAGAAAAACCTGCATCTTGCCGAAAGTGAAGAGCGGCTCCGTTTAGCTATGGAAGGTGCGGGAATGGGAACATGGGATCGAAACCTGGAGACCCATAAGACGATTTGGTCCGATACGCATTTCAGAATGCTGGGGTATCAGCCAAAAGTCGGCGGAGAAGCCTCCGTGGAAATGTGGCAGTCCCTACTGCACCCCCACGATGTTGAGCGCGTTCTGAACGAGCAGGACAAAGCATGCCAAAATCGTTCGCTGTTCAGCACCGAGTACCGCATTCACCGTGCCGACAACGGCAGTACGACTTGGCTTGCGGTGGTCGGGCGGTATTTGTATGGCCCAGATGGCCGAGCCTTACGCTTCCTCGGTGTTTCATTCGACATTACACGCCGCAAGGATTTGGAGCGCGAAGTGCTGGAAATTTCCGACGAAGAACAACGGCGCATCAGCCACGAATTACACGACAGCGTGGGGCAGGAATTGACAGGCCTCGGCCTGATGGCAAACGCATTGGAGCAAAGTCTTCCTAAAACGGCAGTGCAACAGCGCATTGTTGCCAGGCTTACAGCCGGGCTGAATCGGATTCGCCAGCAAGTCCGGAATCTATCACATGGTCTCGAGCCAATTCAGGTCGAAACCTTGGGACTGTGGTCTGCGCTGGATGAACTAGTAACGAACACCAGACAACACGCGGGCATCGAAATATGCTTTGACTGTCCAGAGCCAGTGCAACCACTGGAGCGCGAGGCAGCAACGCATCTTTACCGAATCGCGCAAGAAGCACTCACCAATTCTTTACGTCACGGACATCCGAGCTGCATTAAACTGGGTCTCCATCGCACCAACAGGGGGCTTTCATTGACCATTCAAGACGATGGGCTGGGATTTGATCCGAACCGATCCATGACCGGAGACGGCATGGGACTGCACATCATGCGATACCGTGCACAGCAAATCGGCGCCACCCTCAATGTCTGTCAATCTGCGGCGGGTGGCGCATGCGTGACATGTACGTTAACAAACAAGCGAGGTGCCAATGGCGAATCTGCAGAACACAGCCACTGCGGCTGCGAGAATTTTGATCGTGGATGA
- a CDS encoding STAS/SEC14 domain-containing protein, with the protein MSVEVCEIKEDKAIEVDLSDKLTKEDYGHFLPAVEAAIQRHGKIRMLVVMRDFHGWTAGALWEDIKFDFRHFRDIERLALVGQNRWEAGMAVFCKPFTTAKIKYFDLTAIEEAKQWIGDGLKASVTH; encoded by the coding sequence ATGTCAGTTGAAGTTTGCGAAATCAAGGAAGACAAAGCGATTGAGGTAGATTTAAGCGACAAGCTCACGAAGGAAGACTACGGTCATTTCCTTCCAGCTGTTGAGGCAGCGATCCAACGGCACGGCAAAATACGAATGCTAGTCGTGATGCGCGATTTTCACGGTTGGACGGCGGGCGCATTATGGGAAGACATTAAATTTGATTTTCGCCATTTCCGCGACATCGAGCGCTTGGCACTAGTCGGTCAAAATCGTTGGGAAGCGGGCATGGCCGTGTTTTGCAAACCATTTACCACTGCAAAGATCAAATATTTTGATCTCACGGCGATCGAAGAGGCAAAACAGTGGATTGGCGACGGCTTAAAGGCTTCGGTGACGCACTAA
- a CDS encoding HEAT repeat domain-containing protein produces the protein MSAVEKVLEGSPPDIQDLFVALRSDNPLERERARNKLTILGREAIVPLIRELKSPIVHARWEAAKALSQIRDVNAANALAEVMDDENHDVRWVASQGLVRLGAKGLEQTLLALLSHGNSIWVRDSAHHVLSHFAHRMGGEYLLPLLALFNGFEPAVSVPPAALTALHTLQKHNNSAAPKVQRIKSN, from the coding sequence ATGAGTGCAGTGGAGAAAGTTCTTGAGGGCAGTCCGCCAGACATACAAGATTTGTTCGTTGCATTGCGGAGCGACAATCCTCTCGAACGTGAGCGAGCACGAAATAAACTGACAATTCTCGGCCGGGAAGCAATAGTCCCACTGATCCGTGAGTTGAAGTCTCCCATCGTTCACGCGCGGTGGGAAGCTGCAAAAGCACTGTCGCAAATTCGAGATGTAAATGCGGCTAACGCGCTCGCCGAAGTCATGGACGATGAGAATCATGATGTCCGGTGGGTCGCCTCACAAGGGCTCGTTCGACTGGGAGCGAAAGGGTTGGAGCAGACTTTGCTAGCGCTGCTTTCCCATGGCAACTCCATTTGGGTACGAGATAGTGCACATCATGTGTTGTCGCACTTCGCTCATCGAATGGGAGGCGAATATCTATTGCCGCTGTTGGCATTGTTTAACGGTTTTGAGCCGGCAGTGTCGGTTCCGCCCGCAGCGTTAACGGCATTACACACATTGCAGAAACATAACAATAGCGCAGCGCCAAAAGTGCAAAGAATCAAAAGCAATTAA
- a CDS encoding Hsp20/alpha crystallin family protein has product MSTAIAAREPRRIRPWLRRGPLFSLREEIDDLFSNFLSEASDSWPNGSALPPLDLTETDSSVEVRLDVPGIKPGELDIQLTGNTLSISGERKEEFEDKGRTVYRSERRIGSFSRSITLPCAVKEDHVDAQYRDGVLTITLQKTEESKTRKIKIRT; this is encoded by the coding sequence ATGTCAACTGCAATCGCTGCACGCGAGCCTCGTCGTATTCGGCCATGGCTTCGACGAGGGCCACTGTTTTCATTGCGCGAAGAAATTGACGATCTATTCTCAAATTTCTTGAGCGAGGCCAGTGATAGTTGGCCAAACGGGTCAGCACTGCCGCCGCTGGATTTAACCGAAACCGATTCAAGCGTCGAAGTCCGCCTCGATGTGCCGGGCATTAAACCCGGGGAACTTGATATCCAGCTGACCGGCAACACACTCAGCATTAGCGGCGAAAGAAAAGAGGAGTTTGAAGACAAAGGCCGCACTGTGTACCGATCCGAACGGCGGATCGGTTCATTCTCACGCTCGATTACTTTGCCATGTGCCGTAAAGGAAGATCATGTCGACGCTCAATACCGCGACGGTGTACTCACGATCACACTCCAAAAAACCGAGGAATCCAAAACTCGTAAAATCAAAATTCGAACATAA
- a CDS encoding carbon storage regulator, whose amino-acid sequence MLVLTRKVGEKIVVGNRIVVEVLRTKGGRVRLGIDAPREVCVYRDEIRDRFKAAQPQAKLNPRPNRSRFFPEFA is encoded by the coding sequence ATGTTGGTTTTGACAAGAAAGGTCGGAGAAAAGATCGTCGTTGGAAATCGAATCGTCGTCGAGGTGCTTAGAACAAAAGGCGGGCGAGTGAGATTGGGCATTGACGCGCCACGCGAAGTTTGTGTTTACCGAGATGAGATTCGCGATCGTTTTAAGGCAGCCCAGCCTCAAGCGAAACTAAATCCACGTCCCAACCGATCAAGATTTTTTCCAGAGTTTGCCTGA
- a CDS encoding response regulator transcription factor, protein MANLQNTATAAARILIVDDHPIVREGLAIQISTQPDLEICGEAVDITGALSVLETTHPNVAIIDISLKNCNGVDLIQRIKHRNPDVRILVWSMYPENIYAERALRAGAHGYLNKAQPTQHVLEAIRTVLSGKVYVSGEVANEILHAVVGDQVKSRSPIEQLSNRELQAFELMGQGLTTDAIANKMHVSRKTVDTYRSRIKEKLGTETIPELIQRAVRWVLERSSSTIS, encoded by the coding sequence ATGGCGAATCTGCAGAACACAGCCACTGCGGCTGCGAGAATTTTGATCGTGGATGACCATCCCATTGTCCGCGAAGGTCTGGCGATCCAGATATCGACGCAGCCTGATTTGGAGATCTGCGGCGAGGCGGTAGATATCACTGGCGCATTGAGCGTGCTTGAGACAACTCACCCGAACGTGGCGATTATCGATATTTCATTAAAGAACTGTAATGGCGTCGATTTGATCCAGCGTATTAAACATCGAAATCCAGACGTGCGCATACTTGTGTGGTCGATGTACCCGGAGAATATCTATGCAGAGCGTGCTTTACGGGCTGGCGCACATGGTTATCTAAATAAGGCACAACCAACTCAACATGTATTGGAGGCAATTCGCACGGTACTGTCAGGCAAGGTCTACGTCAGCGGCGAGGTCGCGAACGAGATTCTACATGCCGTCGTTGGCGACCAGGTAAAAAGCCGATCGCCAATCGAGCAGCTTTCCAATCGAGAACTACAAGCTTTTGAATTAATGGGGCAAGGGCTCACCACCGATGCCATTGCTAACAAAATGCACGTGAGTCGCAAAACCGTCGACACATACCGATCACGCATCAAAGAAAAACTCGGAACGGAAACCATTCCGGAGTTGATCCAGCGTGCGGTCCGATGGGTTTTAGAGCGAAGTAGCTCGACGATATCTTAG